One Skermanella pratensis genomic window, CTCGTGGCTGACATTGGCGAGGAAGTTGGACTTGGCTTCGCTGGAGCGCACGGCGGCGTCCCGCGCGGCCACCAGGTTGCCGGTCAGGTCCAGGAGCTGGCGGTTGGTGGCGCGCAGCGCCGTCTCCGAATGCATGTGCCGGCGCATCAGCCAGCCGAGCGCCAGCAGCAGGACGACGAAGCCGACGCAGTAGCCCAGCAGCTTGACCTGGAAGGCGTTCACCTGCGCCTGCATCCGTCCGATCAGTCCGTTCTGCCGGTCGACCACCGCGAGCGACATCCGGCGATGGACGACGATGGCATTCCGGACCCCCTCGTCCGCCACCCGGCGGAACTCGGCCGGCGCGGACTCCAGCAGGGGCAATTGCCGGTCGACCAGGTCGATGGCGCGGCGGACGTCTGCGATGCCTTCCTCGGACCTGATTCCCCGGGTATGCCATTCGGAACTGCCGGTCTCCGGCAGCGAGTTGATCCGGTTGAAGACGTTGTCCAGCCGGAGCCTGATCTCCTCGACCTGCTCGGGGTCGGCCGTTTCCGGCGTGACGTCGGGATGCAGCCCGCGAACGGCGACCTGGAAACGCAGCAGATCCCCGGCAAGCTGCCCGTCGTACCAGATGTCGGCACCGCTGGCGATCTCCACCGACCGCTGGATGGCGATCAGATCGAAGACGAGCATCGGCGAACTGCACAGCAGCAGTACGAAGGATACCGTCCAGACGATCTTGCCCAGGTCCATGAAACGCTTCCTGGCAGCCATCACCGGGTACGATGCCGCGGAAGGTTCCGGACAGTGCCGCGGCGGAAACTCACCCTGTTCGTCATTCCACCATGATCGACTTCAATTGCCAGACCCAGCGCGACAGGAAATCGCGATGGCCCAGTTCGGGAAAGGCATGCTGCGGATAGATCACCCAGATCGGGCCGCGGTCGCGCCGCGGCATGTATTCGCCATCGCGCTTGAGGGCCAGCATTACCGGCCAGGTGCGGGCGTCGGCGGCCGGAATCAGGCTTTCGAATTCGTTCAGCGC contains:
- a CDS encoding sensor histidine kinase, which codes for MDLGKIVWTVSFVLLLCSSPMLVFDLIAIQRSVEIASGADIWYDGQLAGDLLRFQVAVRGLHPDVTPETADPEQVEEIRLRLDNVFNRINSLPETGSSEWHTRGIRSEEGIADVRRAIDLVDRQLPLLESAPAEFRRVADEGVRNAIVVHRRMSLAVVDRQNGLIGRMQAQVNAFQVKLLGYCVGFVVLLLALGWLMRRHMHSETALRATNRQLLDLTGNLVAARDAAVRSSEAKSNFLANVSHELRTPLNAILGFSEALMTGIFGRLGERQAEYIGDIHHAGQRLLALINDILDLAKLEAGKLELREEGVDLVAIAAEAIRDLRESARAAGVRIELEPAAGHIGVFGDRLRLRQILDNLLSNAIKFTPADGLIGVSLEQPADGHTIIVVTDTGIGIPPDDLVRVFLPFEQSDSRHARQAKGTGLGLPLVRQLVERHGGTVRMSSEPGVGTEVVVELPPERAFLGAAVPASRSLP